NNNNNNNNNNNNNNNNNNNNNNNNNNNNNNNNNNNNNNNNNNNNNNNNNNNNNNNNNNNNNNNNNNNNNNNNNNNNNNNNNNNNNNNNNNNNNNNNNNNNNNNNNNNNNNNNNNNNNNNNNNNNNNNNNNNNNNNNNNNNNNNNNNNNNNNNNNNNNNNNNNNNNNNNNNNNNNNNNNNNNNNNNNNNNNNNNNNNNNNNNNNNNNNNNNNNNNNNNNNNNNNNNNNNNNNNNNNNNNNNNNNNNNNNNNNNNNNNNNNNNNNNNNNNNNNNNNNNNNNNNNNNNNNNNNNNNNNNNNNNNNNNNNNNNNNNNNNNNNNNNNNNNNNNNNNNNNNNNNNNNNNNNNNNNNNNNNNNNNNNNNNNNNNNNNNNNNNNNNNNNNNNNNNNNNNNNNNNNNNNNNNNNNNNNNNNNNNNNNNNNNNNNNNNNNNNNNNNNNNNNNNNNNNNNNNNNNNNNNNNNNNNNNNNNNNNNNNNNNNNNNNNNNNNNNNNNNNNNNNNNNNNNNNNNNNNNNNNNNNNNNNNNNNNNNNNNNNNNNNNNNNNNNNNNNNNNNNNNNNNNNNNNNNNNNNNNNNNNNNNNNNNNNNNNNNNNNNNNNNNNNNNNNNNNNNNNNNNNNNNNNNNNNNNNNNNNNNNNNNNNNNNNNNNNNNNNNNNNNNNNNNNNNNNNNNNNNNNNNNNNNNNNNNNNNNNNNNNNNNNNNNNNNNNNNNNNNNNNNNNNNNNNNNNNNNNNNNNNNNNNNNNNNNNNNNNNNNNNNNNNNNNNNNNNNNNNNNNNNNNNNNNNNNNNNNNNNNNNNNNNNNNNNNNNNNNNNNNNNNNNNNNNNNNNNNNNNNNNNNNNNNNNNNNNNNNNNNNNNNNNNNNNNNNNNNNNNNNNNNNNNNNNNNNNNNNNNNNNNNNNNNNNNNNNNNNNNNNNNNNNNNNNNNNNNNNNNNNNNNNNNNNNNNNNNNNNNNNNNNNNNNNNNNNNNNNNNNNNNNNNNNNNNNNNNNNNNNNNNNNNNNNNNNNNNNNNNNNNNNNNNNNNNNNNNNNNNNNNNNNNNNNNNNNNNNNNNNNNNNNNNNNNNNNNNNNNNNNNNNNNNNNNNNNNNNNNNNNNNNNNNNNNNNNNNNNNNNNNNNNNNNNNNNNNNNNNNNNNNNNNNNNNNNNNNNNNNNNNNNNNNNNNNNNNNNNNNNNNNNNNNNNNNNNNNNNNNNNNNNNNNNNNNNNNNNNNNNNNNNNNNNNNNNNNNNNNNNNNNNNNNNNNNNNNNNNNNNNNNNNNNNNNNNNNNNNNNNNNNNNNNNNNNNNNNNNNNNNNNNNNNNNNNNNNNNNNNNNNNNNNNNNNNNNNNNNNNNNNNNNNNNNNNNNNNNNNNNNNNNNNNNNNNNNNNNNNNNNNNNNNNNNNNNNNNNNNNNNNNNNNNNNNNNNNNNNNNNNNNNNNNNNNNNNNNNNNNNNNNNNNNNNNNNNNNNNNNNNNNNNNNNNNNNNNNNNNNNNNNNNNNNNNNNNNNNNNNNNNNNNNNNNNNNNNNNNNNNNNNNNNNNNNNNNNNNNNNNNNNNNNNNNNNNNNNNNNNNNNNNNNNNNNNNNNNNNNNNNNNNNNNNNNNNNNNNNNNNNNNNNNNNNNNNNNNNNNNNNNNNNNNNNNNNNNNNNNNNNNNNNNNNNNNNNNNNNNNNNNNNNNNNNNNNNNNNNNNNNNNNNNNNNNNNNNNNNNNNNNNNNNNNNNNNNNNNNNNNNNNNNNNNNNNNNNNNNNNNNNNNNNNNNNNNNNNNNNNNNNNNNNNNNNNNNNNNNNNNNNNNNNNNNNNNNNNNNNNNNNNNNNNNNNNNNNNNNNNNNNNNNNNNNNNNNNNNNNNNNNNNNNNNNNNNNNNNNNNNNNNNNNNNNNNNNNNNNNNNNNNNNNNNNNNNNNNNNNNNNNNNNNNNNNNNNNNNNNNNNNNNNNNNNNNNNNNNNNNNNNNNNNNNNNNNNNNNNNNNNNNNNNNNNNNNNNNNNNNNNNNNNNNNNNNNNNNNNNNNNNNNNNNNNNNNNNNNNNNNNNNNNNNNNNNNNNNNNNNNNNNNNNNNNNNNNNNNNNNNNNNNNNNNNNNNNNNNNNNNNNNNNNNNNNNNNNNNNNNNNNNNNNNNNNNNNNNNNNNNNNNNNNNNNNNNNNNNNNNNNNNNNNNNNNNNNNNNNNNNNNNNNNNNNNNNNNNNNNNNNNNNNNNNNNNNNNNNNNNNNNNNNNNNNNNNNNNNNNNNNNNNNNNNNNNNNNNNNNNNNNNNNNNNNNNNNNNNNNNNNNNNNNNNNNNNNNNNNNNNNNNNNNNNNNNNNNNNNNNNNNNNNNNNNNNNNNNNNNNNNNNNNNNNNNNNNNNNNNNNNNNNNNNNNNNNNNNNNNNNNNNNNNNNNNNNNNNNNNNNNNNNNNNNNNNNNNNNNNNNNNNNNNNNNNNNNNNNNNNNNNNNNNNNNNNNNNNNNNNNNNNNNNNNNNNNNNNNNNNNNNNNNNNNNNNNNNNNNNNNNNNNNNNNNNNNNNNNNNNNNNNNNNNNNNNNNNNNNNNNNNNNNNNNNNNNNNNNNNNNNNNNNNNNNNNNNNNNNNNNNNNNNNNNNNNNNNNNNNNNNNNNNNNNNNNNNNNNNNNNNNNNNNNNNNNNNNNNNNNNNNNNNNNNNNNNNNNNNNNNNNNNNNNNNNNNNNNNNNNNNNNNNNNNNNNNNNNNNNNNNNNNNNNNNNNNNNNNNNNNNNNNNNNNNNNNNNNNNNNNNNNNNNNNNNNNNNNNNNNNNNNNNNNNNNNNNNNNNNNNNNNNNNNNNNNNNNNNNNNNNNNNNNNNNNNNNNNNNNNNNNNNNNNNNNNNNNNNNNNNNNNNNNNNNNNNNNNNNNNNNNNNNNNNNNNNNNNNNNNNNNNNNNNNNNNNNNNNNNNNNNNNNNNNNNNNNNNNNNNNNNNNNNNNNNNNNNNNNNNNNNNNNNNNNNNNNNNNNNNNNNNNNNNNNNNNNNNNNNNNNNNNNNNNNNNNNNNNNNNNNNNNNNNNNNNNNNNNNNNNNNNNNNNNNNNNNNNNNNNNNNNNNNNNNNNNNNNNNNNNNNNNNNNNNNNNNNNNNNNNNNNNNNNNNNNNNNNNNNNNNNNNNNNNNNNNNNNNNNNNNNNNNNNNNNNNNNNNNNNNNNNNNNNNNNNNNNNNNNNNNNNNNNNNNNNNNNNNNNNNNNNNNNNNNNNNNNNNNNNNNNNNNNNNNNNNNNNNNNNNNNNNNNNNNNNNNNNNNNNNNNNNNNNNNNNNNNNNNNNNNNNNNNNNNNNNNNNNNNNNNNNNNNNNNNNNNNNNNNNNNNNNNNNNNNNNNNNNNNNNNNNNNNNNNNNNNNNNNNNNNNNNNNNNNNNNNNNNNNNNNNNNNNNNNNNNNNNNNNNNNNNNNNNNNNNNNNNNNNNNNNNNNNNNNNNNNNNNNNNNNNNNNNNNNNNNNNNNNNNNNNNNNNNNNNNNNNNNNNNNNNNNNNNNNNNNNNNNNNNNNNNNNNNNNNNNNNNNNNNNNNNNNNNNNNNNNNNNNNNNNNNNNNNNNNNNNNNNNNNNNNNNNNNNNNNNNNNNNNNNNNNNNNNNNNNNNNNNNNNNNNNNNNNNNNNNNNNNNNNNNNNNNNNNNNNNNNNNNNNNNNNNNNNNNNNNNNNNNNNNNNNNNNNNNNNNNNNNNNNNNNNNNNNNNNNNNNNNNNNNNNNNNNNNNNNNNNNNNNNNNNNNNNNNNNNNNNNNNNNNNNNNNNNNNNNNNNNNNNNNNNNNNNNNNNNNNNNNNNNNNNNNNNNNNNNNNNNNNNNNNNNNNNNNNNNNNNNNNNNNNNNNNNNNNNNNNNNNNNNNNNNNNNNNNNNNNNNNNNNNNNNNNNNNNNNNNNNNNNNNNNNNNNNNNNNNNNNNNNNNNNNNNNNNNNNNNNNNNNNNNNNNNNNNNNNNNNNNNNNNNNNNNNNNNNNNNNNNNNNNNNNNNNNNNNNNNNNNNNNNNNNNNNNNNNNNNNNNNNNNNNNNNNNNNNNNNNNNNNNNNNNNNNNNNNNNNNNNNNNNNNNNNNNNNNNNNNNNNNNNNNNNNNNNNNNNNNNNNNNNNNNNNNNNNNNNNNNNNNNNNNNNNNNNNNNNNNNNNNNNNNNNNNNNNNNNNNNNNNNNNNNNNNNNNNNNNNNNNNNNNNNNNNNNNNNNNNNNNNNNNNNNNNNNNNNNNNNNNNNNNNNNNNNNNNNNNNNNNNNNNNNNNNNNNNNNNNNNNNNNNNNNNNNNNNNNNNNNNNNNNNNNNNNNNNNNNNNNNNNNNNNNNNNNNNNNNNNNNNNNNNNNNNNNNNNNNNNNNNNNNNNNNNNNNNNNNNNNNNNNNNNNNNNNNNNNNNNNNNNNNNNNNNNNNNNNNNNNNNNNNNNNNNNNNNNNNNNNNNNNNNNNNNNNNNNNNNNNNNNNNNNNNNNNNNNNNNNNNNNNNNNNNNNNNNNNNNNNNNNNNNNNNNNNNNNNNNNNNNNNNNNNNNNNNNNNNNNNNNNNNNNNNNNNNNNNNNNNNNNNNNNNNNNNNNNNNNNNNNNNNNNNNNNNNNNNNNNNNNNNNNNNNNNNNNNNNNNNNNNNNNNNNNNNNNNNNNNNNNNNNNNNNNNNNNNNNNNNNNNNNNNNNNNNNNNNNNNNNNNNNNNNNNNNNNNNNNNNNNNNNNNNNNNNNNNNNNNNNNNNNNNNNNNNNNNNNNNNNNNNNNNNNNNNNNNNNNNNNNNNNNNNNNNNNNNNNNNNNNNNNNNNNNNNNNNNNNNNNNNNNNNNNNNNNNNNNNNNNNNNNNNNNNNNNNNNNNNNNNNNNNNNNNNNNNNNNNNNNNNNNNNNNNNNNNNNNNNNNNNNNggctacaagctagagttctgccgacccttaagagacgggtttgtactctctccctgcaagtctccggtcaaagctgtggcagtgcagcagaccttggacaatctgatccgcctgggtgcggtcgttccggtgccagaaaatcagcttggcaagggatgttactccatttactttgtggtaccaaagaaaggaggttctgtacggcctatcctcgacctcaaaggggtcaatcgggccttgaaagttcggcactttcgcatggagactctccgctctgttatagcggcagtgaaggcaggggagtacctggcatccttggacatcaaagaagcgtacttgcatattcccatctggcctcctcatcaacgctttctgcgttttgcagtactgggccgacacttccagttcagagccctcccgttcaggttggctactgctccgcggaccttctccaaagtaatggtggtcatcacggccttcctgaggaaggaaggagtacaagtccatccttatctggacgactgattgatccgagccccctcttatgcagagtgcggcaaagctgtgaaccggtggttgctcttttgagctccctggggtggatcatcaactgggagaaaagccagctgcgcccaactcagtccctggagtatctgggagttcgattcgacacccaagtgggcagagtgttcctgccagacaatcggattgtcaagcttcaggctcaggtggaccagttcctagtagcctctcctcttcgggcttgggactatgtgcagctgttgggctctatgacggccacgatggaagtagtgccctgggccagggctcatatgagaccactacaacactctctgctgcagcgctggactccgatgtcggaggattatgctgtgcgccttcccttggacccagcagtgcgcaaggcgctgagctggtggacgcagacagacaagttgtctgcaggaatgcctctggtgaccccggagtggattgtcgtcacgacggacgcctctttgtcgggctggggagcccactgcttgggaaggacagcgcaggggctctggtctcctgcagaggcaaagtggtctatcaacctcctggaactcagagccattcggttggcgcttttggagttcatcccggtactggcgttgaagccagtacgggtcctgtcggacaatgccacggctgtggcctatgtcaaccgccagggaggtaccaagagcgcccctctagccaaggaggccatgaatctatgccagtgggcggaagcgaacctggaacagctgtcagcggcccacattgccggagtcatgaatgtcaaggcggactttctcagtcgccataccttggagcccggagagtggcagctatctgctcaggcgttcttggacatcacgaagcgctggggccagacgagcctagatctgatggcgtcatctgccaattgccaagtgccgcgctttttcagcagaggacgggaccctcgatccctgggagtagatgctcttctccaacagtggccgacacaagagctcctctatgtgttcccgccctggcccatgttgggcagggtgctagaccgggtggcaaagcatccgggccgggtaatcctggtgggtccggattggcccagacgtccctggtatgcggacttgatcaggctctccgtcgacgatcctctgcggctgccagtggagcagggtctgttacatcagggtcccgtggtgatggaggatccctccccttggtcttacggcctggctattgagcggcagcgtctgaggaagaagggcttctcagacaaggtcatcgcactatgctgagagcgaggaagcactctacttctactgcgttacgccagggtttggcgtacctttgcagcgtggtgtgaagcaggctcatgttctccattcactgctccaatttcttcagtgttggcattcctgcaagaaggtctggagaaaggcctgtcgctcagttcccttaaagtccaggtagcggccctgcttgcttcaggggccgccggaagggtgcttccctgcttcgcagccagatgtggtggtcgttttcctcaagggagttaatcacctgcgccctcctctgcactcggtggtgcctgcgtggaatctcaacctggtgctaagagcattacagaaggccgccttttgaacccttgtcgagggcatctctgaaagacctgacgttgaaagcagtctttttggtggctatctcttcagccagaagagttccgagctccaggcactctcatgtcgagagccttttctgcagttcactgaggcaggagtgactattcacacagtgccttccttcctgccccaagattgtttctcgcttccatgtgaatcagcagctctgtctcccttcctttcgtagggaggactacccagaggaatactctgctcttaatatctggatgtgagacgagtcatcatcagatattggcagtgaccaatgattccggaagtcggatcatctgtttgtcctgtttgcaggtcctcgtaatggtctgcaggctgctaagcctacagtggcaagatgggtcaaggaagccattgcagcggcttatgtggccgcggggaaggtgccgcctatccagctgaaggctcactccactagagctcaggcggcctcgatggcagaggccggctccgtctccttggaagagatatgcaaggcggcaacttgggcatcggcccatacattctccaagcattaccgcttgactgtggcggcacgggcggaggcccggtttggagcttcagtgttgaggtcagggatttcaatgtcccgccctgggtgagtactgcttcggtacatcccaccagtcatatggattgatcagcatgatgatatggaaggtaaaattatgtatcatacctgataattttctttccattaatcatagctgatcaatccatagtccctcccagatatctgtattgtttatattctgttgcatttcaggttcaagtttagtcttcagttcctgttcaggaggacttagtgtacaagtttttcaatggattcttcaagagttgagacgaatttgtgttacagtgagctgctgcattcctctcccctccgtttacggggctggattgagacttaaattctgccggcactccctcccgcttcgtgcggctgtagggcagctttgtacccttcccgcttcggcggtgttagggtcagtcagctcctcccgcggttgcggttgcaggataagccagatccccccgcataggcgggtgtggtgtccctcccccgctccgcggggatgagctggacggattcccctcccccacttgtgtggggatgagctgggttaattcccctcccccgttttggcggtggtgagctgggcagagtgtccctttgtgggtgtaattctctaagtgctgagtcctgcggatggagctttgatatcgacatactgaggagtttccggcagcacatgaccacatatagggaggcaaaagtttgctctctatctccacctgctggtagatggacacaacccaccagcctatggattgatcagctatgattaatggaaagaaaattatcaggtatgatacataattttaccttcctatttCTTCTTCAGGTCTACGCCAGAATAAACAAACTTTTAACCCTGCAGACACCAATGCCCTTGTTGCTGCAGTGACTTTTGGAAAGGGACTGTCCAACCGTCGACCCCCAGTTGCTGGTGGATCTGTACCACCTAATCAGGCAGGCGCTGGCAGTATGCTCGGTGGGACTGCTGGCATGCAGCAAGTGCAAATGCCCATTCCAACCAGCCAGCAGCAGGGAATGGTACAACCAGGCCAGCCAGGTAAGGAGTCCGGAGGGAGCAACACCAACGCTTCACATTACACAGTTGCACTTTTGGTTTAGTTGATCCATCCATTATTGTTAAAGGGCTTATCTGTTCATTTACTGTCCTCAGGGGTCAATGGCTACATAAATTACCTCAAGAGCTGGTGCAGGGAAAAATTGATTTTGCTTTTATGAAGGCCTTAAgatttggatttcttttttttttgttttttttttttaatgttttagaaATGTTGTTTATCAGTGAAAGTAGAACAGCAAAATGATACAAACATTGCTTTTTAAAGAGATTCTTGAGTTGCAGTACAACAAATACAATTTCTCCCACCCTCAATGacttcttcctccctcttccctcccccattccccccaaaacTCTCCATGAATGTCCATAACACTGCCATAAACA
This is a stretch of genomic DNA from Microcaecilia unicolor chromosome 6, aMicUni1.1, whole genome shotgun sequence. It encodes these proteins:
- the MED8 gene encoding mediator of RNA polymerase II transcription subunit 8, translated to YLPISSSGLRQNKQTFNPADTNALVAAVTFGKGLSNRRPPVAGGSVPPNQAGAGSMLGGTAGMQQVQMPIPTSQQQGMVQPGQPGKIPSNIKTNIKSASMHPYQR